The genomic window GTCCTGTCAATCAAGCTGATGTCAACCCAGCCGCAGTAGGTGGAGGATTAGAGCTATATACGCCCCGTGATATTCATCACACAGCCGAATTGTTAGGTAACAGGGTAATTGAGCTATTAACAGCAGACCCAACTAAAAGCGTGGCGGTATTAGTACGTGAAAATCGTCAGGGACGTTGGTTATCACAGGCACTAGAACCACTGTGTAAAGAGCATAAAATTACTATATTTGATGTCGGAGAAAGCGATCGCCGTTCCCATGTTCCCCAGGAAATTTTAACACTGCTGCAATTTTGCGATCGCCCCCATTCTCCCGACTACCTCAAAACCGCCTTAGAAGTATTGGTAAAGCGTCAATTAATTCCCACCCAAGACCTCAACGCCCTAGCCAGTCTCCCAGAAGAATTTCTCTATCCCGGCCCCTTAGCTACACCCCAAGCAGAGACAGTACAAAAAGCCTCTCACATATGCCGTAGTTTACTCCGCGCCCGCTTGGAACTGCCTTTATATCAGCTAATTTCTTTTTTAGCTTTAACTTTAAATTACGACCAAGCCGAACTAGCCACAGCTGATAAACTCTCCGAACGAGTCAACAAGCAAATCGCTGGTAATAACTCAATGGGGTCAATGCTGTCAGTTTTAAGTGAAATTGTCAGTTCTGAACGCTTTGAACCAGTGGAAACAGAGGATGTAGAAGCCCGTTACACCCGTGCTGGTCAACTAACAATTATCACCATGCACAAAGCCAAAGGGTTAGATTGGAACTATGTATTTCTACCCTTCCTCCATGAAAACCTCATTCCTGGGCGGTTTTGGGTCCCTCCCCAAAGCCAATTTTTAGGTGACTTTACCTTATCAGAAGTCGCCCGCGCCCAGATTCGGGCTGCACTCCACGGCGAAGTCAGTATTCCAGAAGTCACCCCAGCATGGGAACAAGCCAAACACCTCAAAACAGCCGAAGAGTATCGTTTACTATATGTGGCGATGACCAGAGCCAAGCAATTATTATGGATGTCTGCGGCAAAAAAAGCCCCCTTTACCTGGAGTAAACCAGACAACTTACAAGAACAAGCTCCCTGTCCAGTGTTCTCAGCCTTGAAACGGCAGTTTCCTGATTGTAGTTAGGGAGAAATAGGACGTGCTGGTTCTGAGATAATATTTGTATCAAGTAAATATTTCAGACTCATAGATCAACTTCTCTGCCCACACTGCGATCTCGTAAGTCAGCAAAATCAAGCCTGATTCAAAAGACAGTAAGTTTAATGCAACTTTGGGCAGGAAAAATTGCTAGAGTGAACACAGTTAGCCTTGATGTCTAATCGCCAAAACCTATATATCTCATGGATTTTGCTAATCTTGCATCCCAGTTAAATGCCGGGACGATTTTACCAGAGGGAATTGTCATTATCACCCTCATGGCGGTTTTGATTGTTGATTTGATTTTAGGGCGCACATCCTCACGCTGGATTGGATATCTAGCGATCGCAGGTTTACTAGCTGCGATTGTCGCCCTATGTTTAAAATGGGATGCTATCAATCCCATCGCCTTTAGCGGTAGTTTTAATGGTGACGACCTCAGTATTGTCTTTCGCGGTATCATTGCCTTGTCTGCCGTTGTGACTATACTGATGTCAATTCGCTACATTGAGCAGAGTGGCACTGCTTTAGCAGAATTCATCGCGATTTTATTGACCGCTACTCTAGGAGGGATGTTTCTCTCTGGGGCTAGTGAGTTGGTGATGATTTTCATCTCACTAGAAACACTGAGTATCTCCTCTTATTTACTCACAGGTTATACCAAGCGTGACCCCCGTTCTAATGAAGCGGCTCTCAAATACTTGTTGATTGGAGCTTCCAGTACAGCAGTATTCTTGTACGGTGTATCATTACTGTATGGTCTATCTGGTGGACAAACAGAATTAGGTGCGATCGCTAATGGTATTGCTCAAGCAAATGTTGGTCAATCCTTGGGTTTGGTGATTGCCCTAGTATTTGTGATTGCAGGTATTGGCTTCAAAATCTCTGCTGCACCCTTCCACCAATGGACACCAGACGTTTATGAAGGCGCACCTACCCCAGTTATCGCCTTTTTGTCTGTTGGTTCTAAAGCCGCCGGATTTGCCCTAGCTATCCGTTTGTTGACCACAGCTTTCCCCCTCGTCGCCGAGGAGTGGCGGTTTGTCTTCACAGCCCTGGCTGTTCTCAGCATGATTTTGGGTAACGTCGTCGCCCTTGCCCAAACCAGCATGAAACGAATGTTGGCTTATTCATCCATCGCCCAAGCTGGGTTTGTGATGATTGGCTTAATTGCTGGGACTGACGCAGGCTACGCCAGCATGATTTTTTATCTGCTGGTTTACCTGTTCATGAACCTGTGTGGTTTTACCTGCGTGATTCTGTTCTCCCTACGGACAGGAACAGACCAAATCACCGAATACTCAGGGTTATATCAAAAAGACCCCCTACTAACCTTGGCTTTAAGCCTATCCCTCCTTTCTTTAGGTGGTATTCCGCCTCTAGCTGGGTTTTTTGGGAAAATTTACCTCTTCTGGGCTGGTTGGCAAGCAGGTCTTTACTGGCTAGTTTTACTTGGTCTAGTTACCAGTGTTGTTTCCATCTACTACTACATTCGTGTCGTGAAGATGATGGTGGTCAAAGAACCCCAAGAAATGTCCGACGTAGTGAAAAATTACCCCGAAATACGTTGGAACTTACCAGGGTTTAGACCTTTGCAAGTAGGATTAATAGTCACGTTAATTGCTACTACCCTCGCCGGAATTTTGTCGAATCCTCTGTTTACCTTGGCAAATAATTCTGTTACTCATACTGCTATTTTGCAAACAGCAGCAGTTGTTAGTAATCAGGTAAGTGCTATTCCTCCTGAGCAATCAGAAGGTTTGTAGATTAATAATTTTTAACCAGCTAAAGGCTAATAGTTTAAAAGCTATTAGCCTTTTTTGTTTGTAGTGAAAACTTTAGTTCTTGCTTCTCCGCAATAGGCTACGCCAACAAGAAACTATAGCGTTTCCTAATCAGATGAGATATATCATAGCCCAATACCGTTCAGTTAGCGTCAAAAACCTTAAAATGCGTAGGTTGGGTTGAGGAACAAAACCTACAATTTATCCTTAACTGAACCGTATTGTATCATAGCCCCCTCCTTGCTTGCGGGGAGGGGGTTGGGGGTGGGGTTCTTTTACCTTACTAAAGCGAGAACCGCTATACTACGAACTTCTGCTATTTACTTAATCTCGAAATTATTACCAATTAATAGGTAAGGTAATGATAAACTCCGCACCCTCTCCCAATGTAGATTCAACTTCTATCGTACCACCATGTTTCTGTACAATAATTTGATGAGCAATGGATAATCCTAAACCCGTACCTTTGCCTACAGGTTTAGTAGTAAACGAATTTTCAAAAATTTTTGTTTGCACTGCTTTTGGTATACCTAAAGCATTATCTTTAATGCGAACCACTACAGAATTACTATAAGAATTTAAGGATGTTTGAATAATAATTATATTAGGTTTTTCTTCAATCGTTGCAAAACTTAGCCCATGATTAGACTCTTCTAAAGCATCAATAGCATTAGCACAAATATTCATAAATACCTGATTCAATTGCCCAGGGAAACAATCTATTACAGGAATATCTCCAAATTTTTTAATCACCTGGATTTCTGGACGATTCTGATTAGCTTTTAAACGATGTTTAAGAATAAATAAAGTGCTATTAATCCCTTCATGAATATTAAAAGGTAATTTAGATTCTGTATCAGACCGCGCAAAAGTTCGCAAGCTAGAACTAAGATTACTAATGCGATCAGTACCTTCTTTCATCGACATAATGAGTTTTGGTAGATCCTCACTCACATACTCCAAATCCATGACTTTAATTTGTTTTTTTGATTTCTTTAGTTGGCTCAGGATAATACTGTTGATAAAGTTTGATGAGATATAACAAGTCATGAATATATTCGATCGCCGGGGTGATATTCCCCATAATAAAACCGACAGGATTGTTAATTTCGTGAGCTACATCTGCAACTAATCCACCTAAAACAGACATTTTATCTTGCATTGTCTGAAGGTTTATTAATGTCTGTTCTAGCTCTAGAGTCCTTTGTTTTAATTGTGTTTGTGACTCTTGCAGTTCATTAATAACCTTTTTGAGCAATGATTCCTTTTTTTTATTAGTTTCCTCTAACTGTATGCGGTCTATTGCAGCACGTTCTAACTTTTTTTGTAGTATTCTATTAGCTTTTTCAAGCTTTTGAATTTCCTGTTCGCAATTCATAATTTCTGTGAGATTTTATTTAGTTCCTAAAATTAAAGTAACGAATGTTTCATTATGAAAATGCGTTTTACCAGTAGATTTTATTGGGGCAATCTCACCATTAGAATAGAAACCACAAGCAGGTAAAAACTGATTAAAATAATTTTTTGTATTCAGGTATTCTTGCTGGGTTTCCATTCCCAATATTTGTCGTCTAGCTACACAAGAAAAAAATAGTACGCCTGCTGGTTCTGTCCCTGGATAATTATTCATAGCATTCATAAATGATGCGTGAGAAGCTGCCAAAATATCTTGATGTCCAGCTTCAGAAATTTGAATGTTTGCTTGCTCAGGAATATCTGCAAAAAATGTAATGCTACCTATTGTTTCATCATAGGCGATCGGTGCTCTCAGATAAAAACTTACTCCATCTTCATCAAACACTGCTAAGGGATATTCCATTGAAGGTGGTAGCGTGCCTAAATAATGTCGATAGAAGTCTAAAGCTGGTTGACCATCAATTTCATAGACTATGTTTTTCTTTACTTTAGTCACTTTGCTAGTTTTACCAATGGGAAACCAACCACTAGCTACGCCGTGGGAAAAAAGAACATTACCAGAAAACAATAAAACTGGGACTGAATCGCTGAAGACTTCTGTTTGAAAAAATTGATAAGTATTTTGATATTTTGATTGATCAGCTGCTAAACCACCAAATATGGGAAATTTTTCTCCCAAAGCTAATTTTAAGCCATTTAATATTGATACACCACTAGTTGTCAGACTTTCTGGATGGGTCAAGCATAATTGAGGTACTGCGGTAGTTTTAGTTTTTGCCTGTTCTACAGCTTGCTTGGCTGCAACAATGGGATCGATAGAAACGTTCAATCCCACTCCTGCAAAAATTTCAATTTCATCTGAGCAAAACAACATCAAAGTAATTGAGTCTTGCTGAAACTCTAAGACTGAAGAAATTTCTCCATCCGTAGTTCCACCAATTAACTCAATTCCAGGAAAAGCCTGATGAATTTGTTGCAAAATGAGAGTATGGTCAAAGTCAATAGCACTAAACAGAATTCCGGCTTGAGGAGTTTCTCCAGTTAGGGAAGTAGTACATTGCTGAATTACTTCCTCAACTGCTGCTAAGGAGTCTGGGTCATTGCTATGGCCAACTACTATCTTTAACATCAATTTAACTCTTTAGTGAATCAACCTCTATACCCATATAGTTCCCAAATTTATATAAAAAATTTACTATTGAGCAAAGTGAAGTATTTATACTCCCAAAATTTATTGAATTTTGAGATATGCAGAAGTTATATAGTAGGAATAGTAATTGTAAACTCTGAACCTTTCCCGATAACGGAATTTACATCTAAATTACCCTGATGCTTTTTCACAATAATTTGCTGGGCAATTGATAATCCTAAACCTGTACCTTTACCTACAGCTTTCGTAGTAAATAAATGGTCAAATATCTTTTGCTGAATTTCTTCAGACATACCTAGACCATTATCTTTAATTTTAATTAATACCAGATTTTTATTATTATTGAGAATAGTTTGAATAATAATATGATGAGGATGTTGTTGAATCTCCTCTATGCTACGTTTGGTATTTGATTCCTCTATAGCATCAATAGCATTAGCTAATAGGTTCATAAATACCTGATTCAATTGTCCAGGAAAACATTCTATTAAAGGTAAGTCTCCATAATCTTTGATAACTTCAATAGGAGGACAATTTTCAGAACCTTTGAGACGATGTTTGAGAATTAGAAGTGTACTATCAATACCTTCATGGATATTGCACTTAACTTTATTTTCTGTATCAGCCCTAGAAAAAATTCTGAGACTACTGCTAATATCTCGAATGCGCTGAATTCCTTCTTTCATTGCAGAAATCAAGTTAGGTAAATCGGCACGTATATATTCCAAATCCATTGCTGTGATTTCTTCCTGTATCTGTATTACAGGCTCAGGATAATGATGTTGATAAAGGTCAATGAGGTTAATCATGTTCTGGAAATATGTGAAACTATGACCTAAATTGCCATAAATACAACTCACAGGATTGTTAATTTCATGAGCTATACCTGTAACTAACTGCCCAAGTACAGACATTTTTTCTTGTTTTACAAGCTGGACTTGAAACTCTTGTAATTCTCGTAATGCGTTATCAAGTTTAGCCGTCCGCTCTGCTACTCTTTGCTCTAAATTTTTAGTTAGACTCCTCAGTTGTAGATGTGTTTTAATGCGAGCTAATACCTCTTCTTTTTGAAAGGGTTTTGTGATGTAATCAACTGCGCCCAAATTTAACCCATTGACTTTGCTATCTGTATCTGTAATCCCAGTCATAAAAATTACAGGAATATCTTGA from Nostoc sp. UHCC 0870 includes these protein-coding regions:
- a CDS encoding NAD(P)H-quinone oxidoreductase subunit N, whose protein sequence is MDFANLASQLNAGTILPEGIVIITLMAVLIVDLILGRTSSRWIGYLAIAGLLAAIVALCLKWDAINPIAFSGSFNGDDLSIVFRGIIALSAVVTILMSIRYIEQSGTALAEFIAILLTATLGGMFLSGASELVMIFISLETLSISSYLLTGYTKRDPRSNEAALKYLLIGASSTAVFLYGVSLLYGLSGGQTELGAIANGIAQANVGQSLGLVIALVFVIAGIGFKISAAPFHQWTPDVYEGAPTPVIAFLSVGSKAAGFALAIRLLTTAFPLVAEEWRFVFTALAVLSMILGNVVALAQTSMKRMLAYSSIAQAGFVMIGLIAGTDAGYASMIFYLLVYLFMNLCGFTCVILFSLRTGTDQITEYSGLYQKDPLLTLALSLSLLSLGGIPPLAGFFGKIYLFWAGWQAGLYWLVLLGLVTSVVSIYYYIRVVKMMVVKEPQEMSDVVKNYPEIRWNLPGFRPLQVGLIVTLIATTLAGILSNPLFTLANNSVTHTAILQTAAVVSNQVSAIPPEQSEGL
- a CDS encoding sensor histidine kinase translates to MDLEYVSEDLPKLIMSMKEGTDRISNLSSSLRTFARSDTESKLPFNIHEGINSTLFILKHRLKANQNRPEIQVIKKFGDIPVIDCFPGQLNQVFMNICANAIDALEESNHGLSFATIEEKPNIIIIQTSLNSYSNSVVVRIKDNALGIPKAVQTKIFENSFTTKPVGKGTGLGLSIAHQIIVQKHGGTIEVESTLGEGAEFIITLPINW
- a CDS encoding FIST signal transduction protein, which codes for MLKIVVGHSNDPDSLAAVEEVIQQCTTSLTGETPQAGILFSAIDFDHTLILQQIHQAFPGIELIGGTTDGEISSVLEFQQDSITLMLFCSDEIEIFAGVGLNVSIDPIVAAKQAVEQAKTKTTAVPQLCLTHPESLTTSGVSILNGLKLALGEKFPIFGGLAADQSKYQNTYQFFQTEVFSDSVPVLLFSGNVLFSHGVASGWFPIGKTSKVTKVKKNIVYEIDGQPALDFYRHYLGTLPPSMEYPLAVFDEDGVSFYLRAPIAYDETIGSITFFADIPEQANIQISEAGHQDILAASHASFMNAMNNYPGTEPAGVLFFSCVARRQILGMETQQEYLNTKNYFNQFLPACGFYSNGEIAPIKSTGKTHFHNETFVTLILGTK
- a CDS encoding sensor histidine kinase, translated to MSVLGQLVTGIAHEINNPVSCIYGNLGHSFTYFQNMINLIDLYQHHYPEPVIQIQEEITAMDLEYIRADLPNLISAMKEGIQRIRDISSSLRIFSRADTENKVKCNIHEGIDSTLLILKHRLKGSENCPPIEVIKDYGDLPLIECFPGQLNQVFMNLLANAIDAIEESNTKRSIEEIQQHPHHIIIQTILNNNKNLVLIKIKDNGLGMSEEIQQKIFDHLFTTKAVGKGTGLGLSIAQQIIVKKHQGNLDVNSVIGKGSEFTITIPTI